The following coding sequences lie in one Lacerta agilis isolate rLacAgi1 chromosome 4, rLacAgi1.pri, whole genome shotgun sequence genomic window:
- the LOC117044978 gene encoding olfactory receptor 51H1-like — protein sequence MQEKNSWVAFPLFVLYALTLLGNITILYVIKIDQSLHEPMYLFLCLLACSDLGLCISTMPTMLGVYWFDSGEIPFNACISQMFFLHSFQWAESGILVAMAFDRLIAISEPLRYRLLLSNTVIAKIGIAVFSRAFCVIFPIPFIIKRLPFCRSNVLSHSYCLHPDAMKLACADTRVNILYGLILVMCTLGLDVVIILVSYVLILKTVLSIASREECLKALNTCVSHICAILIFYVPMIGVSVVHRYGKHLSPIVHMLMANIYVAVPPLLNPVVYSVKTQQIQKRILKILYLKKTRG from the coding sequence ATGCAGGAGAAGAACTCTTGGGTGGCCTTCCCACTCTTTGTGCTCTACGCCCTGACTCTGCTTGGGAACATCACGATCCTCTATGTCATCAAGATTGACCAAAGCCTCCATGAGCCCATGTACCTCTTCCTTTGCCTGCTCGCCTGCTCGGATCTGGGCCTCTGCATCTCCACCATGCCAACAATGCTGGGCGTCTATTGGTTTGACTCAGGGGAAATCCCATTCAACGCCTGCATCAGCCAGATGTTTTTtctccattcattccaatgggcaGAATCTGGCATTCTTGTGGCAATGGCTTTTGACCGCTTGATTGCCATCTCTGAGCCATTGAGATACAGATTACTTCTCTCAAACACAGTAATTGCAAAAATAGGCATAGCTGTGTTTTCCCGAGCTTTCTGCGTCATCTTCCCAATCCCTTTTATTATTAAacggctccctttctgcagatcCAATGTCCTTTCCCACTCCTACTGTCTGCACCCAGATGCCATGAAGTTAGCCTGTGCAGACACAAGAGTCAACATCTTATATGGTTTGATCCTTGTCATGTGCACTTTGGGGTTGGACGTGGTCATCATTCTTGTGTCGTATGTCCTGATTCTGAAGACTGTTCTGAGCATTGCCTCCCGGGAAGAGTGTCTGAAGGCTCTCAACACCTGCGTCTCCCACATTTGTGCCATCTTGATCTTCTACGTCCCAATGATTGGTGTCAGTGTAGTACATCGATATGGGAAGCACCTTTCCCCCATTGTCCACATGCTGATGGCCAACATTTATGTTGCGGTCCCACCACTTCTCAATCCTGTTGTGTACAGTGTGAAGACCCAGCAGATTCagaaaaggattttaaaaattttGTATTTAAAGAAAACTAGGGGCTGA